Proteins encoded in a region of the Photobacterium profundum SS9 genome:
- the glyQ gene encoding glycine--tRNA ligase subunit alpha codes for MQNYDIKTFQGMILALQDYWGKQGCTIVQPLDMEVGAGTSHPMTCLRALGPEPIAAAYVQPSRRPTDGRYGENPNRLQHYYQFQVMLKPSPDNIQELYLGSLEVLGVDTQVHDIRFVEDNWENPTLGAWGLGWEVWLNGMEVTQFTYFQQVGGIECKPVTGEITYGIERLAMYIQNVDSVYDLVWTDGPLGKVTYGDIFHQNEVEQSTYNFEHADVDFLFTFFDQCEKECKELLALETPLSLPAYERILKAGHAFNLLDARKAISVTERQRYILRIRNLTKQVAEAYYASREALGFPMCKKDK; via the coding sequence ATGCAGAATTACGATATTAAAACCTTTCAGGGTATGATCCTCGCACTGCAGGATTACTGGGGCAAGCAGGGTTGTACAATAGTTCAACCTCTAGACATGGAAGTTGGTGCTGGTACTTCTCACCCAATGACATGTCTTCGCGCTTTAGGTCCAGAGCCAATTGCAGCAGCATATGTACAACCATCACGCCGTCCTACTGATGGCCGTTACGGTGAAAATCCAAACCGCCTACAGCACTACTACCAGTTCCAAGTAATGCTAAAACCATCTCCTGACAATATTCAGGAACTATACCTTGGCTCACTTGAAGTACTGGGTGTTGATACTCAGGTACATGACATCCGCTTCGTTGAAGATAACTGGGAAAACCCAACACTGGGTGCCTGGGGTCTTGGCTGGGAAGTTTGGCTAAACGGTATGGAAGTAACACAGTTTACTTACTTCCAGCAGGTTGGTGGTATTGAGTGTAAACCTGTAACAGGTGAAATCACTTACGGTATCGAACGTTTGGCGATGTACATCCAAAACGTTGACTCAGTTTACGACCTCGTTTGGACTGATGGTCCACTAGGTAAAGTAACCTATGGCGATATCTTTCACCAAAATGAAGTTGAGCAATCAACGTATAACTTTGAACACGCAGACGTAGATTTCTTATTCACTTTCTTCGACCAGTGCGAGAAAGAATGTAAGGAACTATTGGCACTAGAGACTCCGTTATCTCTTCCAGCCTACGAACGTATTCTAAAAGCAGGTCATGCGTTTAACTTGCTTGATGCACGTAAAGCGATCTCGGTTACCGAGCGTCAGCGTTACATCTTACGTATTCGCAACCTGACTAAACAAGTTGCTGAAGCTTACTACGCGTCTCGTGAAGCACTTGGCTTCCCGATGTGCAAAAAAGATAAGTAA
- the glyS gene encoding glycine--tRNA ligase subunit beta: MTERNFLIELGTEELPPKALRTLAEAFSSNFEAELKTAALVHQGIEWFATPRRLALKVTALATGQADSVVEKRGPAISAAFDAEGNPTKAAQGWARGNGITVEQADTLKTEKGEWLLYKQEVKGKPAQELLSGLAAAALAKLPIPKPMRWGNNEIQFIRPVKTLTMLLGDELIEGNILGADSARIIRGHRFMGEAEFTIDNADQYPAILEERGKVMANYEARKAIILEGAKKAALEVGGIADLEDELVEEVTSLVEWPVVLTASFEENFLNVPTEALVYTMKGDQKYFPVYDAEGNLIPKFIFVTNIESKDPRQIIEGNEKVVRPRLADAEFFFKTDRKRPLVDRLPELEKAIFQKQLGTIKDKTDRITELAGYIAEQIGADVTNAKRAGLLAKCDLMTSMVFEFTDTQGVMGMHYARHDGEAEDVALALYEQYMPRFAGDKLPSTGVSAAVAMADKIDTLVGIFGIGQAPKGSDPFALRRAALGVLRIIVEKDYSLDLVDLIAKARAQFGDKLTNANVEDEVIDFMLGRFRAWYQDEGHSVDVILAVLALRPTQPADFDKRVKAVSHFRSLDAAESLAAANKRVGNILAKFDGELPLAVDSSLLLEDAEKALAEKVEAMIATLAPVFAEGNYQQALSELATLREPVDAFFDNVMVMADDEKLKVNRLTMLNLLRNEFLKVADISLVQK, encoded by the coding sequence ATGACTGAAAGAAATTTCCTTATCGAATTAGGTACTGAAGAGCTACCACCTAAAGCTCTTCGCACACTTGCTGAAGCATTTTCATCAAACTTTGAAGCAGAGTTAAAAACTGCAGCGCTTGTACACCAAGGTATCGAATGGTTTGCAACGCCTCGTCGTTTAGCGCTTAAAGTAACAGCACTGGCTACAGGTCAAGCTGATAGCGTCGTTGAAAAACGTGGACCTGCTATCTCTGCCGCTTTTGATGCAGAAGGTAACCCAACCAAAGCCGCTCAAGGCTGGGCACGTGGTAATGGTATTACTGTCGAGCAAGCTGATACTCTGAAAACAGAGAAAGGCGAATGGTTACTGTACAAGCAAGAAGTGAAAGGTAAGCCAGCTCAAGAACTACTCAGTGGTCTTGCAGCAGCAGCACTGGCTAAATTGCCGATCCCTAAGCCTATGCGTTGGGGTAACAACGAAATACAATTTATTCGCCCAGTTAAAACCCTAACCATGCTGTTAGGTGACGAACTCATCGAAGGCAATATTCTAGGTGCTGACTCAGCACGCATCATTCGTGGTCACCGTTTCATGGGTGAAGCAGAATTTACGATTGATAATGCAGATCAGTACCCTGCTATTCTTGAAGAACGTGGCAAAGTAATGGCAAATTACGAAGCACGTAAAGCAATCATTCTTGAAGGTGCTAAGAAAGCGGCACTGGAAGTGGGTGGCATTGCTGATCTTGAAGATGAGCTCGTTGAAGAAGTAACATCTTTAGTTGAATGGCCTGTTGTATTAACAGCATCATTTGAAGAAAACTTCCTAAACGTACCGACTGAAGCGCTGGTTTACACCATGAAAGGTGACCAGAAGTACTTCCCGGTTTACGATGCTGAAGGCAACCTAATACCTAAGTTTATTTTCGTGACAAACATTGAGTCGAAAGACCCACGTCAGATCATCGAAGGTAATGAAAAGGTTGTTCGCCCTCGCCTAGCGGATGCTGAATTCTTCTTTAAAACAGACCGTAAACGCCCATTGGTTGATCGCCTTCCTGAACTAGAAAAGGCTATCTTCCAAAAGCAACTTGGTACGATTAAAGATAAGACCGATCGTATTACTGAGCTTGCTGGTTACATTGCAGAGCAAATCGGTGCAGACGTAACGAATGCTAAACGCGCTGGCCTATTGGCCAAATGTGACCTAATGACATCAATGGTATTCGAGTTTACCGATACCCAAGGTGTGATGGGCATGCATTACGCTCGCCATGATGGTGAAGCTGAAGATGTAGCATTAGCGTTATATGAACAGTATATGCCACGCTTTGCAGGTGACAAACTACCAAGCACTGGTGTTTCAGCTGCTGTTGCGATGGCAGATAAGATTGATACGCTAGTGGGTATCTTCGGTATTGGTCAAGCACCAAAAGGTAGCGATCCATTCGCCCTACGCCGTGCAGCACTCGGTGTGCTACGCATTATCGTAGAAAAAGATTACAGCCTAGACTTAGTTGATCTTATCGCGAAGGCACGCGCTCAGTTTGGTGACAAGCTGACAAATGCTAACGTGGAAGATGAAGTGATCGACTTTATGCTAGGTCGCTTCCGTGCTTGGTATCAAGATGAAGGTCATAGTGTCGACGTAATTCTAGCAGTATTAGCATTACGCCCAACACAGCCAGCTGATTTCGATAAGCGTGTTAAAGCCGTTAGCCATTTCCGTTCATTAGATGCCGCTGAATCATTAGCCGCAGCCAATAAACGTGTTGGTAATATCTTGGCTAAATTTGATGGCGAATTGCCATTAGCTGTAGATAGCTCACTACTGCTTGAAGATGCCGAAAAAGCGTTAGCTGAAAAAGTAGAAGCTATGATTGCGACGCTTGCGCCGGTATTTGCCGAAGGTAACTACCAACAAGCATTATCAGAGCTAGCAACGCTACGTGAACCAGTAGACGCATTCTTCGATAACGTAATGGTTATGGCAGATGACGAAAAACTGAAAGTTAATCGTCTAACGATGCTTAACCTTTTACGTAACGAATTCTTAAAAGTTGCAGATATTTCTTTAGTTCAGAAATAA
- a CDS encoding flagellar motor protein MotB: protein MSKEPHIIIVKKRARRHHDEHHGGAWKVAFADFAIAMMAFFMVLWLMGITTQEERIEIEQRLQTASIFDNIFEITNSPHPIDFDGNASPFENPINSSTNSKRKRDTSVAQQTPQGDDKASAGRGPKLNSMLAGKHLSTAQLTILAKGLKEMAEALSASNNIVLEIVPQGLRILIQDDDDHFMFQRGGIEMTPFFEDMLYNLAPVLGQIKNRMVISGHTDSIPFHRRDYSNWDLSGSRALKARQVLVDSGLPVANILQVAAMAARMPVNKQYPKSGKNRRIEMMVLTKNADDQLAQLFGKEQLEAKGPAVSKARSYAESNRPVSRLDVMVN from the coding sequence ATGAGTAAAGAACCCCATATTATTATCGTTAAAAAAAGGGCGCGACGCCATCATGATGAGCATCATGGTGGAGCTTGGAAGGTCGCTTTTGCCGATTTTGCTATCGCGATGATGGCGTTTTTTATGGTGTTGTGGTTGATGGGAATTACAACCCAGGAAGAGCGGATAGAAATTGAGCAGCGGCTGCAAACCGCCTCTATTTTTGATAATATTTTCGAAATCACCAACAGCCCACACCCCATTGATTTTGATGGTAATGCTTCTCCATTTGAAAATCCTATCAATAGTAGTACCAATAGTAAAAGAAAGAGGGATACGTCTGTTGCGCAGCAAACTCCTCAGGGTGATGACAAGGCGAGTGCGGGGCGCGGGCCTAAATTAAATTCGATGTTGGCTGGCAAACATCTTTCAACCGCCCAGTTGACGATATTAGCTAAAGGGCTGAAAGAGATGGCGGAAGCACTGTCGGCGTCTAATAATATTGTATTGGAAATTGTACCGCAAGGTCTGCGAATTTTGATCCAAGATGATGACGATCATTTCATGTTTCAGCGTGGTGGCATTGAAATGACCCCTTTCTTTGAAGATATGCTGTACAACCTTGCCCCAGTGCTGGGCCAGATAAAAAATCGGATGGTGATCAGTGGGCATACAGACAGTATCCCTTTTCATCGCCGTGATTACAGTAACTGGGACTTATCGGGATCTCGGGCATTGAAAGCGCGTCAGGTGCTAGTCGATTCCGGCCTTCCGGTTGCGAATATCCTGCAAGTGGCAGCGATGGCCGCACGTATGCCAGTAAATAAACAATATCCTAAAAGTGGTAAGAACCGTCGCATTGAAATGATGGTTTTAACCAAGAACGCTGATGATCAACTTGCGCAACTCTTTGGTAAAGAACAGTTAGAGGCGAAAGGCCCTGCTGTTAGCAAAGCACGAAGTTATGCCGAGTCTAACCGGCCAGTGTCACGCCTTGATGTGATGGTGAACTAG
- a CDS encoding valine--pyruvate transaminase → MEFSTFGDKFARYSGITQLMDDLNDGLRNPDAIMLGGGNPAQIPFMVDYFNDIAKEMVSTGELAAAMTNYDGPQGKNTFINALADLLSDTYGWDISAKNIALTNGSQSAFFNLFNLLAGEFPDGSKKKVLLPLAPEYIGYGDSGLSEDMFISYHPEITLLENGQFKYHIDFKELKVDSSIGVICASRPTNPTGNVLTDEEIHHLDQLAQEHKIPLIIDNAYGMPFPDIIFADVTPFWNENTILCMSLSKLGLPGVRCGIVIASEEITTAITNMNGVLSLAPGSVGPAIVNKMMERNDLLTLSEKVIKPFYLQKSQDAVKLLQTAITDPRFRIHKPEGAMFLWLWFKGLPITTMELYRRLKARGVLIVPGEYFFIGLDDDWQHGHECLRMNYVQSSKDMQKGIAVIAEEVAKAYAEG, encoded by the coding sequence ATGGAGTTTTCTACATTCGGAGACAAGTTTGCTCGTTATTCAGGTATCACCCAATTGATGGATGACTTGAATGATGGTTTAAGAAATCCAGACGCAATCATGTTAGGTGGCGGTAATCCCGCACAAATTCCCTTCATGGTGGATTACTTTAACGACATAGCCAAAGAGATGGTTAGCACGGGTGAACTCGCAGCGGCAATGACAAATTATGATGGCCCTCAAGGGAAAAACACCTTCATCAATGCCCTCGCCGATTTGCTCAGTGACACGTATGGCTGGGATATTAGTGCAAAAAATATTGCGCTGACAAACGGTAGCCAAAGTGCGTTCTTTAACCTCTTCAATTTACTGGCGGGAGAATTCCCAGACGGCAGCAAGAAGAAAGTTTTACTCCCGTTGGCACCTGAATATATCGGCTATGGCGATTCAGGGTTAAGCGAAGATATGTTTATTTCTTATCATCCTGAAATTACCTTACTGGAAAATGGTCAATTCAAATACCACATCGACTTTAAAGAGTTAAAAGTCGATAGCAGTATCGGGGTTATTTGTGCCTCTCGCCCAACAAATCCAACTGGTAATGTACTCACCGATGAAGAAATTCACCATTTAGATCAGCTTGCTCAAGAACACAAGATTCCATTGATCATTGATAACGCTTACGGCATGCCGTTTCCTGATATTATTTTTGCTGATGTCACTCCTTTCTGGAATGAAAATACCATTCTATGTATGAGCCTTTCAAAACTAGGGTTACCAGGTGTTCGCTGTGGCATTGTAATAGCGAGTGAAGAAATCACCACAGCAATAACCAATATGAATGGCGTGCTCAGTTTAGCGCCAGGGAGCGTTGGTCCGGCCATCGTCAATAAAATGATGGAGAGAAATGATTTACTGACTTTAAGTGAAAAAGTCATCAAGCCTTTTTACTTACAAAAATCACAGGATGCGGTAAAGCTGTTACAAACCGCGATTACAGATCCACGTTTTCGTATTCATAAACCCGAAGGCGCGATGTTCTTATGGTTATGGTTTAAAGGGTTACCGATTACGACAATGGAGCTCTACCGTCGCTTAAAAGCACGTGGAGTATTAATTGTTCCAGGCGAATACTTTTTTATTGGCTTAGATGATGACTGGCAACACGGTCATGAATGCTTGCGAATGAACTATGTTCAAAGTAGCAAAGATATGCAAAAAGGCATTGCGGTTATCGCTGAGGAAGTTGCCAAGGCGTATGCTGAAGGCTAA
- the fliL gene encoding flagellar basal body-associated protein FliL, with product MTATKEQEKTSQKIPLIIAAVVLVIALAGAGGWWYFQQQAKSMVMAVDVEPQVPVAARVKKPVFLELKKFVVSVPGDDRLHYLMMEMSVMSYNQDELDKLQDFLPVIRNAVVTLLSEQHYNDFAQPGVMKPLQIALRDKLRRVMNDMASSNGIDQVLITKMVIQ from the coding sequence ATGACAGCAACAAAAGAACAAGAGAAGACAAGTCAAAAAATTCCACTGATTATTGCTGCGGTCGTATTGGTTATTGCTTTAGCGGGTGCTGGCGGCTGGTGGTATTTCCAGCAACAAGCAAAGAGCATGGTAATGGCAGTAGACGTTGAGCCACAAGTGCCAGTTGCCGCGCGGGTTAAAAAACCGGTATTCCTCGAACTGAAAAAATTTGTGGTGAGCGTACCGGGTGACGATCGTCTTCATTATTTAATGATGGAAATGTCAGTAATGAGCTACAACCAAGATGAGCTTGATAAGCTACAAGACTTCCTGCCAGTTATTCGTAATGCGGTGGTCACGTTATTGAGTGAGCAACACTACAATGATTTCGCGCAACCGGGGGTGATGAAACCATTGCAAATCGCATTGCGCGATAAGCTACGCAGAGTCATGAATGATATGGCGAGCAGTAATGGTATCGATCAAGTGCTGATCACCAAAATGGTGATCCAGTAA
- the motA gene encoding flagellar motor stator protein MotA, which yields MQIIIGFIIVFGSIVYGYTHASGRLLALWQPAEYIIILGAGFGAMVISNPTYVLKNILTRLKMMFGKGYTEAYFKSVLELMFELLEIIRKDGIKKLDDHIENPQNSSIFNKYPEATRSNVLVSFITDNLRMMAMSKMNHHDLEAVLELELHALEDDLMRPSKALGKVGEAMPGFGIVAAVLGIVVTMQSIGGDLALIGVKVAAALVGTFFGILMCYAVFEPIAASIANQVKKEMMAMHMVSAILVSQAQGKPTLLALDAGRKVLHSEFKPSFATMENWMTGQ from the coding sequence ATGCAAATTATTATTGGTTTCATTATTGTATTCGGAAGCATTGTCTATGGTTACACCCATGCATCTGGACGGTTATTAGCGCTCTGGCAGCCCGCTGAATATATTATTATTCTTGGTGCGGGCTTTGGTGCAATGGTGATCTCAAATCCTACTTATGTACTAAAAAATATCCTGACCCGACTTAAGATGATGTTTGGTAAAGGATATACCGAAGCGTATTTCAAATCCGTATTAGAGCTGATGTTTGAGTTGCTCGAAATCATCCGTAAAGACGGTATAAAAAAGCTCGATGATCATATTGAGAATCCACAAAACAGTAGCATCTTTAATAAATACCCGGAAGCGACGCGTTCTAATGTGTTGGTCAGTTTTATTACCGATAATTTACGCATGATGGCAATGAGTAAAATGAACCATCATGATCTGGAAGCGGTATTAGAGTTAGAGCTGCATGCCTTAGAAGACGATTTAATGCGCCCTTCGAAAGCTTTGGGTAAAGTGGGGGAGGCAATGCCGGGTTTTGGTATTGTTGCTGCGGTACTCGGTATTGTCGTGACCATGCAAAGTATTGGTGGTGACTTAGCCTTAATCGGGGTAAAAGTAGCTGCCGCTTTGGTGGGTACATTTTTCGGTATTTTAATGTGTTATGCGGTTTTTGAACCCATAGCTGCGAGCATTGCTAACCAAGTAAAAAAAGAAATGATGGCAATGCATATGGTGTCTGCAATTTTGGTTTCACAGGCACAAGGAAAGCCAACATTATTGGCTTTAGATGCTGGTAGAAAAGTATTGCATAGCGAATTTAAACCCTCTTTTGCGACGATGGAAAACTGGATGACAGGGCAATAG
- the ibpA gene encoding small heat shock chaperone IbpA gives MRNVDFTPLYRSAIGFDRLFNQMEKNVSNANTGYPPYNIEQQDDNHYRITMAVAGFAEEQLDITQQQNKLIVRGIRESEKEERQYLYQGIAERDFERKFQLADYVKVIDAQMVNGLLHIDLEREIPEEQQPRKIAINGRRIVEGE, from the coding sequence ATGCGCAACGTAGATTTCACTCCTCTTTATCGTTCAGCTATTGGCTTTGATCGTCTATTCAATCAAATGGAAAAAAATGTGAGTAACGCAAATACTGGTTACCCGCCATATAACATTGAGCAACAAGATGATAATCACTACCGTATAACCATGGCTGTTGCAGGTTTTGCTGAAGAACAACTCGATATTACACAGCAACAGAATAAACTGATTGTGCGCGGTATTCGCGAAAGTGAAAAAGAAGAACGCCAATATTTATACCAAGGTATTGCTGAACGTGATTTTGAGCGTAAGTTCCAGCTCGCTGATTATGTCAAAGTTATCGATGCTCAAATGGTGAATGGTTTACTTCATATTGATCTTGAACGTGAGATCCCAGAAGAGCAGCAACCAAGAAAAATCGCCATTAATGGTCGTCGTATCGTTGAGGGTGAATAA
- a CDS encoding flagellar hook-length control protein FliK → MNISATITAQQSATSNVKTSYVAEKSVSSNKASSSTATSDVKPNELDGDPVSFAQFEQKIKQQPEPEQQENLAQADGEILPTAEELALQIEQLLAQVADPAAQPQAALLENGQLENSQLANGQLANGQAEAAGSEALAQQVLTASALESTAMPVAQPLSAMNPFGQVLPTGTDKAALLESAQQFLTQNPGSFAQAKAGDVSFALAKHAVMSRDGSLLSADNPMAMNETALMDKLASTLLSTSSASPLAMNVANNINTSHALNGQSPSQLVAASSSVSQQLQASVDITKPEWGRDLVEQLRSRLQLSKSDQIQHAHIRLDPPELGRLDVSLRMDGDKVSVHFTAAHPQLREALAANADRLRFDFDGSQMQLTDVSVSSGMYQQSQQQSGQSDEPEIMTNQFITASEKTDQRSAMATSVGRYESMI, encoded by the coding sequence ATGAATATTTCAGCCACTATCACAGCGCAACAAAGCGCGACAAGCAATGTAAAAACCAGCTATGTTGCAGAAAAAAGCGTCAGCTCAAATAAAGCGTCGTCATCGACAGCAACGTCTGATGTTAAGCCTAACGAGCTGGATGGCGACCCGGTGAGTTTTGCTCAGTTTGAGCAAAAGATCAAACAACAGCCAGAGCCTGAGCAACAAGAAAATCTCGCGCAAGCCGATGGTGAAATATTACCGACAGCCGAAGAGCTGGCACTGCAAATCGAGCAGTTGTTAGCGCAAGTTGCCGATCCCGCTGCACAGCCACAAGCGGCGTTGTTAGAGAATGGTCAGCTAGAGAATAGTCAGTTAGCAAATGGTCAGTTAGCAAATGGTCAGGCGGAAGCCGCTGGATCTGAAGCGTTGGCCCAGCAAGTGCTGACGGCTTCAGCGTTGGAATCAACAGCGATGCCCGTTGCTCAACCGTTATCGGCGATGAACCCATTCGGCCAAGTGTTGCCAACAGGGACAGATAAAGCGGCTCTGCTGGAAAGCGCACAGCAATTTCTGACTCAGAACCCGGGTTCTTTTGCTCAGGCAAAAGCGGGGGACGTTTCTTTTGCGTTGGCGAAACATGCCGTGATGTCGAGAGATGGATCGCTATTGTCTGCAGATAACCCAATGGCGATGAATGAGACTGCACTGATGGATAAGTTAGCCAGTACGCTGCTGTCTACCTCATCCGCCTCGCCATTAGCGATGAATGTGGCGAATAATATCAATACCAGCCATGCGCTTAACGGCCAGAGCCCGTCACAATTGGTTGCCGCTTCTTCAAGTGTCAGCCAGCAGCTGCAGGCGAGTGTAGATATTACCAAGCCCGAATGGGGGCGCGATCTTGTTGAGCAGCTTCGTTCTCGACTACAGCTGAGCAAAAGTGATCAAATTCAACATGCTCATATACGTTTAGACCCGCCTGAATTGGGGCGTTTAGATGTTAGCCTGCGCATGGATGGAGACAAAGTCTCGGTGCATTTTACCGCGGCACACCCGCAGCTACGCGAAGCATTGGCTGCTAATGCCGATCGCCTTCGGTTTGATTTTGACGGTAGCCAGATGCAGTTAACCGATGTTTCGGTTTCAAGTGGTATGTACCAACAGTCGCAACAGCAATCAGGTCAAAGTGATGAACCAGAAATCATGACTAACCAGTTTATAACTGCCAGTGAAAAAACAGATCAGAGGTCAGCAATGGCGACATCTGTTGGCCGTTATGAATCCATGATTTAA
- the parM gene encoding plasmid segregation protein ParM domain-containing protein gives MDIVIKRALLIIIVSEVMTVSAFKIAVDDGSTNVKVSWIENNQLKTIVSPNSFRKDWKSAALRRDKKVYNYTIGTTKYTYDATSDKALATTHVDYQYDDLNLLAVHHALMQTGLKPCTVTLVVTLPITEFYNSEDCQRNEEKITKKRANLMREISLNKGELFEVADVEVMPESLPAVLSTLINSDCNEFSRSLVVDCGGTTLDMGIIVGPFDDVSAVYGNNEIGVSMVTDAARKALASADSDSSYLVANELIKRRHDLDFVKEVVNDESQINNILDKIEIKIQELGSAVAYEAKKFAKNPNRVYLVGGGAPLVYDAIQAAYEVLGDRVVLIKDAQSALARELCLYNTDVKEVHIERETLVEVEDE, from the coding sequence TTGGATATTGTTATAAAAAGGGCGTTACTAATTATTATTGTGAGTGAAGTTATGACGGTATCGGCGTTTAAAATTGCGGTTGACGATGGTTCAACAAATGTAAAAGTAAGCTGGATTGAAAACAACCAGCTAAAAACCATCGTTTCTCCAAATTCTTTCCGTAAAGATTGGAAAAGTGCAGCGCTGCGACGCGATAAAAAAGTTTATAACTACACCATTGGTACAACGAAATACACTTACGATGCAACGTCAGATAAAGCATTAGCAACGACGCATGTTGATTATCAATACGATGATCTGAATCTGCTTGCTGTGCATCATGCATTAATGCAAACCGGCCTAAAACCATGCACCGTTACTTTAGTAGTCACCCTGCCAATTACTGAGTTTTATAACTCAGAAGACTGCCAGCGTAATGAAGAAAAAATCACCAAGAAACGTGCGAACTTAATGCGTGAAATTAGCTTAAATAAAGGCGAGTTATTTGAAGTTGCCGATGTTGAAGTCATGCCAGAGAGCTTACCTGCAGTGCTATCAACCTTGATAAACTCAGATTGTAATGAATTCTCACGATCACTGGTTGTTGACTGTGGCGGTACAACGCTAGATATGGGTATTATTGTTGGTCCGTTTGATGATGTTTCCGCTGTATATGGCAATAACGAAATTGGTGTATCAATGGTTACTGATGCTGCGCGTAAGGCACTGGCCTCGGCAGATAGCGACTCTAGCTACTTAGTGGCAAATGAACTCATTAAACGCCGCCATGATTTAGACTTCGTTAAAGAAGTCGTTAACGACGAATCACAGATAAATAACATTCTTGATAAGATTGAAATTAAGATCCAAGAACTGGGTTCAGCGGTTGCTTATGAAGCAAAGAAATTTGCCAAAAACCCTAACCGTGTTTATCTGGTTGGTGGTGGTGCGCCGCTGGTATATGATGCGATTCAAGCTGCTTATGAAGTATTAGGCGATCGTGTGGTGCTGATTAAAGATGCACAGTCAGCATTGGCTCGTGAATTATGCCTATACAATACCGATGTTAAAGAGGTTCACATTGAGCGTGAAACCTTAGTTGAGGTCGAAGATGAGTAG
- a CDS encoding FliA/WhiG family RNA polymerase sigma factor: MHSAAMSYDAQGLHAYQKSHQLGQKAREQRLVNKHASLVKRVVRHLTAQVTTVMSLEDMEQIGLMALLDVIRRYSDENDASLERLAVQRIRGAILDELRRMDWRSRRSRQKSHELRDTERALGRQLGRMPTDQEVAAELDIELGDVKQRRVDTQAESLTSMDALQEDGEQFFGLSFQCNSYERVALKKAMAQALARLSKREQVMLSFYYEHEMNLKEIGLVFELTEARVSQIHKKALKSLNSMLTDWRESV; encoded by the coding sequence GTGCACAGTGCAGCAATGTCTTATGACGCGCAAGGGCTTCATGCTTATCAAAAAAGCCATCAGCTTGGCCAGAAGGCGCGTGAACAGCGGTTAGTGAACAAACATGCAAGCTTAGTTAAGCGTGTGGTTCGCCACCTTACCGCGCAAGTCACAACGGTGATGTCGCTAGAAGACATGGAGCAAATCGGCCTAATGGCACTGCTCGATGTTATTCGTCGTTATTCTGATGAAAATGATGCGTCATTAGAGCGTCTGGCTGTGCAACGGATCCGCGGTGCGATTCTTGATGAATTGCGTCGTATGGATTGGCGTTCGCGACGTTCACGCCAGAAAAGCCATGAATTGCGAGATACCGAGCGGGCTTTAGGTCGTCAGCTAGGGCGTATGCCAACTGATCAAGAAGTTGCCGCTGAATTGGATATAGAGCTGGGAGATGTTAAACAACGTCGTGTTGATACCCAGGCCGAAAGCCTTACCAGTATGGATGCCTTACAAGAAGATGGTGAGCAATTCTTCGGTTTGAGTTTTCAATGTAACAGCTACGAGCGCGTGGCATTGAAAAAAGCAATGGCTCAGGCCTTAGCGCGATTATCAAAACGAGAACAAGTCATGTTGAGTTTTTACTACGAACATGAAATGAATTTAAAAGAGATCGGCTTAGTGTTTGAGTTAACCGAGGCGCGTGTTAGTCAGATCCATAAGAAAGCCCTGAAAAGTTTAAACAGTATGTTAACGGATTGGCGAGAGTCAGTTTAG